ttatatatttgtgGTACCCTAAAACAAAGGTATGGAATAATCCTTGGTTGTAGAATTAAGATGTGTAGCTGTCTTATTCTTTGTACATCCTACTATAATTGTCCTTATTTTACTATGATAATTTTTTTAGGGGACAACATACGTGTATGATTCCTTCTTTAGACCATATGTTGCAAAGCATGAGACAGAAATTGATCGTAATTTGTTGGAACTAAGGACTAGGGCTGGAGATATTGCAGTTTTATATTGGCAAAAAGCTGCAAGCTATGGCCAAACTAGattttttgagattttgcaaTATATTGCTGCACAATCAACACCAAGGCCTCGACCAGCACAGGTACTCATTCACAAGGATAATTGGGGCATCATTGTGCTTTATTCTTATCATAATACCGTACGTTATTTTTTTATTCACCATTATTCTGTTGGTGCTTAACTGCTTGATAGTTCTAATGCATGATGAATCTTTATTTAGTACACAAACAGCTTGAATATTTTTTCTAGTCACTTTGTTCCAAAATTGTGACAGCAATTTATGATTTGGCTGCTAAAGAAAACTAAAATGGTTTAGATGAATCCTTTGAGGAACCTCAACCCAACAATCCAggttacacacacacacagatattcAGCATTGGTATCATAATTTCAAGTACAAAAAAAATTGTGCCGGGCGTCTGTGGTTGGTGAATAGGATTTGAGAGcactttgtttttcatttttactCAAGTGAACATTAGAAGGGAGTTGCAATTAGGTTGGCATGTTGTTTCTTGGGAAGAGAGGGTATGAAaaaatgtttttttctttttttttttccccctaggAAGTATGCAAAAATGTTTGTTGCCATGAAAGTATTTACTACAGAATGCTGTTTCTAGGCAAGTACAAATGGTATTAACATCATTTGTGGAATTTCAAAAATGTGGGAGTGAATTTtgaataacaacaacaacaaaaccaagctttaAATCCTCACTAGgtggctacatgaatcctcttCTGCCAATTTATGCTGGAAGTGAATGTGAATACATGTTTTAATTTTGGAGTATGCACATATTTGCTAGTTGAATTTCTCCACCACTTGATCAGCAAGTACGACATTCTTGAACATAAAATTTCTAAAGCAGCTGTTCAGCATGTTTCTAAGTCAGTCTGTTGCTTTGAAATCACAGCCACAACAGCCGGGTGCTAGGGTTCGTCAAAATTCTGGTTCACTGAATCGCCAGCCATCAACAACAACACAACCTCAAACCGAAGAGCCTCCATCTCCTAGTTCCAGCTCATCAAGTGAGCATCAAGAGGAAGAAGCAGAAGGAACAGGTCCTGCACAAGCACCTACAGAGACTCCAGCCACAACAGTAGTAAACACGCAAAAAACAGCCGCAACAAAACCCAACACAGAGACCTCCACCCAGTCAACCCCAGTGGACGCTGAAATGATGCAGATCGAACCAGCATCTCCAGCAAAGGAAAACCCAAATCCTCTTCCACAAGAGACTGTGGTGGAGGAGGCTATCCGGGTTACTCGAGGCAGATTGAGGAAAGCCCGTGCAAATGCAAACCGTTGAGATCCAAAAAAGCTAGCCCTTTACGCCACCTTAGCTTGCAAGCTGTGAGTAACTAGACTGTAGGTGGATGGATGAAATATGTGATTTACGTTATCCGTTGTACATTTGTTCTCTAGTTTCTATTATATTTGTTGCTTTTATTTGTTCACGATTTTTGATAGATGAGCTAAAGGGTCATTGATTAGTGAAGTGTTGATGTTAGTCTAGGAACAGACATGGATATCAAATGTTGATTAGCCTTGTCTTGACTCATGAGTCGGTGAATGAGTGGATCTAAGGAGACTTTGGCAGGAATCCCACCTGAAGATGACGATTGACGCGAATTGTGTTGACAAAAATACTGGACTTTAATAACAACAGAAACTGTACAAGACCTTGAAGTCAAAATATGCTGGATAGGTATTTAGTAGTCGAGGGAAGGTgtggaagggggggggggggggggggtgggtgttGTTGCAGGTGTGACCTTTAGGGTGATTGTAAATTAAAGTTGTGACATCAATGTGTGCATTGCTAATGCTGATGGAAATAACGGTGAAGGGTTTGGCGAGGCTGGTCTGGAGAAGGTTTTTCTGGGAATTTTATCCAAGAATTTGCCCTTCGATCAATTCCAAAATCGACATGCCCTTATTGCCAAAAGAATCGATGGTGGTTTTCagcagtgtgtgtgtgtatggtaGAAGGGGTTTCCGAGCAGCACCGAGGGGCATGaatgttttgtttgttttactGTGGTATCGACAGTGGTGTTCTATGATTGAGGTAAGTGAAAATGCCAGTAGCAGTAGCTACGGGTGGCCAGTTTCGTCAATAGGTAGCCGTTGGAAAGGTTTGGACTTTTCTTGTATTCCCTGTGAATCCTATAAATTCTGAAGCTTTTTAATGAGTGTCCGCCCACATGCTTCCATGTGAAGCGTAATATTTATCAGTGGTCCACGTGTGGTTCTCCTTTGCCTTATCTTCTGTCATCATTTAATTCTTTTGGCAATCCAATGTGTGAACGGTAACATATTTGATCAGGCATGTTTGGTAGGAAGGGAAATGGAGGAAACGTAAAGTTTCAGAAAAGGAAACAAGAAAAaagtaaaggaaaaaagaaaaaaaaatgtgcatATAGAGTGGTAACCATCAATTTGATCATTTTCTTTTCCGTCTAATTTGTCCCatttaggattgatttgtaaGAAAAAGAATTTCCTATTCATCACTTTTTTTGGTTTTCAATCTCCTTGGCTTTTCATCAAAAGAACGACCTTTCCTCCCTATTTCCCTTACACCAAGTGCAACAGCATAAAACAAATTAGCGGCCACGTTTTCCGAAGCTTGCTATTTGTGAACAGCGAGCCTACAAATGGATCCCCATTAACCATGTCAAGTTGTAGGATTAAGGcctcttggtatttttttttttcaatctaaCGTGTTTAAAACGCTACTGCCACAACCAGTGTCAATTCCAATAAAACCTAATTTCCGGGCGAAGTCCTTACCGTCTTGAGCCCTATCCAGACTTGCTTGGGTACAACCGTACAATATACGCCCTGGGCACATCCATTGTTGGGTTGCTAAGCACACCTGAACAGCATTGACTGTCTATTCTCCCTTATAAAACCAATTAAATACACTTTAAATCactgatttttaaaaatatttcgttCATACTTATTTAAAATGGTCGTTGTACATTCTAAACCTTTGAACTTGTTTTTGCATAGTttcttttttggtattttttaaagCATTACAATTTTAATCTAGTTCTAGAGTCTAAATTGGGGAAAAACACAGTAATCAACATAAGAAATTTTTAGAGGTTCATTAACCAAAAGTCTAAAAGTGCATTTTAACTCTTAGAAAAGCGATGCACGTTGTATGGCATAGATGGAATCTAGATTGGAGATTGGAACAAGACACAACATGAATGAAGCATGGGCCCATTTATTTCGCTGCCCATAACACCAGCTATTATTGATATAAACAAGAACATCAGCTATTATTGATACACAAAATAGTTAAGAAAAAAGCTATCTAGCAGCAAAATTTCTAATCTAGAATCTGAAAAAGTACCAATATACATCTGTCATCTTTGAAAGCCGAGGACCCCATTCTTGTCTGGCTCATGGACGATGCCTGTGGGTGTTTCTGTTTCTTGTCGTTGATCCAATGTTGCACTGCGCACTGCAGATTCATCTTCGAGGTCGTTTATTTGAGCCCATTCCTCATTCGCTATGCGTtgcaaaaaaagtaaaaaaatatttgacaAGAAAATAAGATTTATTTGAGCCCATGTCACATTTGCAGCTTAAAAACATGTGGAAAGGGAAGATATAACACctaacattttttttattcttgtttgaAAATCAAAGTAAATTAAAGACTacgaaaaaaaatttattttacatttcattaACCTTCAAATTTTCTCAGCTTCTAAATGTATATAAGTTCTCAATAGTATTTGATCAAGAGAAGTTtgaatgaaaaatcattttccttatTCCTTGATCCAAAAGGACAGTAAATAAAAACGGGTCTTGTTAGAGAAATGCTAGTGATGCTCCTTACCCCACAAATCTGTAATGCTGACTTCAAGATCTGATCGAAACCAATAATCATCATCAATCTGCAAATGAGATGAAGGTCAAGTGCACGTACAAAAACCTTTTCCTTCACCAATAATAGAAAGAAGAAGACCCTTAAAACAGCCCATTTATAGCATCATCGAATCGACATATACTCACCCGAAAGTCTGGGGTTATCTTCTGGATCCCGGGCACGTCTGAGCCGGATGAGGTGCATGTATCAGAAAAATTCTTCTGGCTATCATGGTGGGTTTCCGAAGACAGCGTGGCCTTTTCATCTCTATGGCAGGGGCGGCCAATATCCCAAGCAGAATCCATTGGTTTAGCTTGCTTGACAGTTACATCATCATATTGGCCTTCGTATTTGCTGCAATCATTACCAATACAGCTCTAGTAGAAATACGAGTACTCATGCAAATACATACATCATTGATCCAAACCAtgcagggagagagagagacagagagagagatcTGTACATGTTCATGAGTGAATATGCGTTTGGATTGAAAAAAGGAATACCTCAAGAGGTACACATCAATTGGCCCAGTGGTACTTCTAACAATGATTCTGAACTGTCTTTGGGGGAAAGTAACATCCTGCTCAGGCAATAAACAATCAATCAGATGCAATTAAGAAAGCCCTAAAATTTATCGCCACTTCAATTCGCACTACTCACCTCGTCTGGATCAGGAACTTCAACAGAACTGGCTTGAGGAGCTTTTATTGCAATAAGTGTTTGATTCTGTGACAAAACAGCATTGCTAGCCGTCCTAAGTTTAAGAAAGTAATGGCTAAAATATAAAGTTGGTCGTGAAGTCCATGGAGAAATGAACCTGGAAGCAAGGAAGGTTCATGATATCTTCCTTCGTCAAAAATAAGTTCCTAAATAGACCAACAAATGACTTTGTGAAGCAAAAGAAACAAATTGTTCTTAAATACAACAAAAAGGAGTGAACATCATATACTTCTGAAAATTTTTATCTCCATCCAACACCGTCAAGAGCTCTTGCCTTTCTCTGGAGAAAGAAGATACGATGTTAGTCTGAAATGCTGGACACATCCAACTACTGAATACCAATGCACATCTGCTCCAAGTCTTAGTTTACCAACCTTATGCAATCATCAAGCCTGCATTCTTCGGCACATAAACGTTCAACTTCAGCCTGTCATGAAACAATAACACTGTAGGCAGTTGAAGaactaaaataaatattactCTGTTAGGCACAAGTTTCCTGCCCTCTAGTCCAACAAATTCTAGATATAAGAACGCAGTTACATAATTTAACATGCCAAAATGGTGTAGAGCAGGACAATCATACGCTGACCATATAACCTATTGACAGGGAACAGATACAACAGTGAATT
The sequence above is a segment of the Malania oleifera isolate guangnan ecotype guangnan chromosome 8, ASM2987363v1, whole genome shotgun sequence genome. Coding sequences within it:
- the LOC131161404 gene encoding putative HVA22-like protein g, with the protein product MIGSFITRGLVMVFGYAYPAYECFKTVEKNKPEIEQLRFWCQYWILVAMLTVCERVGDAFISWVPMYSEAKLAFFIYLWYPKTKGTTYVYDSFFRPYVAKHETEIDRNLLELRTRAGDIAVLYWQKAASYGQTRFFEILQYIAAQSTPRPRPAQPQQPGARVRQNSGSLNRQPSTTTQPQTEEPPSPSSSSSSEHQEEEAEGTGPAQAPTETPATTVVNTQKTAATKPNTETSTQSTPVDAEMMQIEPASPAKENPNPLPQETVVEEAIRVTRGRLRKARANANR